GCTCGCCTTATTCTTCACCATACCCCAGTGAATATTCTTGGGTAGCTTCGGGAACTTGTCGTATACATCGTAAGCGACGTTCTCCATAAACCAGCCGAAGCTCTTACACTGCAATTTCTCTTTCAAGGCCACCTGCTCGCTAATATCACCCATGTCCAGGAATCGCGCCATCGGCTCGCGGGTGTAGAAGTACTCCTTATGTTCCTCGTCGAACCACGTCTCAATCACGCGTTTGTAGTTGATGGTTATGAGAGAACCCTTGCGGTTCTTCGCGAGGTTTCCGAAGGAGTAGGGCATGAATGCGCGGTACACGTGGCCGACTCTGGAACACGGAACCCACTCTATGCTGCCGCCGCACTGCCAGATCTTAAAACTGAGCTCGAAGTTCTCCCCACCCCAAACTAGTAGACCGGGATCGTACGCTCCTATCTTCAAGAAGTATTTTCTATTAATCGCGAAGAGTCCGCCGGCGTGGGTCGGACTCTTGTAGGGTTCGGAGCTGTGTTTGTGAAGACTCGCTTCTCTATCGGGCACTTCGTTCTCTTTGTACAGCATACCCCACTCGAATATACCCCTGTAGTTCGTTCCGTGCGAGTACACGGGTCTGTACTCGAAGGTTCTGTGGTCTATGCCGTCGATTACTGGCACGGTCATCGTCCTGTAGTCCCTGTATATTGGAGCAAGAAGTGGAGGTAACCAGTTTAGATTGACCTCGCAATGGGCGTCGAGGAAAACTATGACCTCGCCCGTCGCTTCTTGAGCTCCTCGTGAACGTGTTCTGATGAGACCCTCTCGCTGCGCATTCCTGATCAGTCGGACTTTACCGTTCCatcttttaatataattatcgaGATTTTCTTTGAGGTTTTCTTTATCAGAAAAGTCGTCTACCTGAAATTGTTATTTACGTCAATTTACTATGTGATTGTGGGCATTTAggatgaagccaaacgagcgaaaTTTGTGAGTAGCAGAATTTCGGCTatagcagaaattctgctgcattcagtttcatacaaaagtcctgtttgattcacacgagcgtaattttgtgagtcatgatttgtataaaaagatatttacgcggcagaaattctgcgactcacgacaaattacgctcgtttggcttcacccttaagaggagtccacaccgctgttttttaaccgacttccaaaaaacgaggaggttatatattcggctgtggatatttttattattttttttatttttatttttgtatgttcgaccactactccgccgtttgtgaaccgattttcactatttttggtttgttatattaggtttcactccaatttggtcccattttctcaaaagtggtgatctgatgatgggatccatgagtaatcgagggaactcctcaaaattaatatggaaacatatggtgattttggttttatgagaagcatcctgagcatatgctaccaaaacgcaaaattttgcaccaaggtCCGAAgctactaagagaactccggattccttatagatacaagtttgggagtttaggcgttgttttaagaactgaaagcatatgctactatgcaaattacattcatcatcatcatcatcatcatcactaccatgtcagggtcaccaatgtcacaactcacatggttgtatatggatacaatatacacacaacaccataaaatatcatcagtcattacgttatgtccttatttatttggtacatttcaaagcgattttaatacaaaaaaatatacttacttaatgttgtttcaaaatacataatatttcaagtaccacaacattgaacataagtaacaaattcaacctttactccagagcagagcgtaaggcacacatttgggttggaatGAAGGAAACGGgtcactatggaaaaaagacttagaaaaatttttcgtcaaaaatttaacctcttataaccaccctttttgaatataccaatcgagcTTTTATGCGCCAAGGGGAGCataaaagctcagataaacttttctcaaaaatcaacccctgtcgaaagataggccgaaatgtgaccctcgttagcacggagaaaatactaaaaaaatttggacgaaaaaattcaacctcttataaccttttgaatacaccaatcgatagggggcgccaaggggagtaagaaagctcaaataaacttttctcaaaaatcaacccccggccagatacaggccgatatacgaacctcgttagtatggcgaaaatacttggaaaaattttgacgacaaaaatacaaccccctatgaccacccctttttattataccaatcgatagggggcgcaagggaagcaaaaaagctcagataaacttttctcaactTCAAATCaaccctgtcgaatgacaggccgaaatatgacccttgttagtatggcgaaaatacttagaaaaatttggctaaggtttaggaacctacgtcaattaaatgttggtgacatgggttaaggaggattgttttgggtgagaaaaactataacttaccgtttccaccgccagtaaactctccgtttagaagaaattcgcatttgagattttcgaagtttacgaagtatttttaaggcatctcaaggctgtgatgagtgggtcttacttaactactcagccacggataccgaagggggggacggggggggggggggcggagCCGCACCCCTTAaagggggggctcggggggcgcagccccccgccaaaacaaacacaatctagaaagtccaaaagtaggttaggttggaacttagaccacaacccccagatataggagccccgcgtagcggggctccgtcgactttcttttgtagtagtttgtcaaataaattggggtaggtttgtaaacatttaccaagattaagataatattaaggggttgaagtattttcttacgcgatggttagtaggtaactaaaaagagtgaaattattatttttaacaaaaaattaaaaccgacttccaaggtaaaaacaataataacatccttataatatgaactaaaaagtattaacgcccctggtgtatcctcttaaagttgGGTATTTTAATTCAAGcattaagcccgtcacagacttaagctataatatatattaatatatttatagctagacatattttctatactaaatccacatgccacagaaatatatattatagctgagtgtgtggtcacgcgaaattagtatagaaaatatatgtatattaatatgccgagctataaatatattaatatatattataagatttataagttaaagctaagtctgtgacgggctttagcAGTAAAATTATACTGTCGACTAGTTTATTTTGAAGCTCTTTCTTTGTAATCAAAATCTTTTTTCGTGAACGATACCTAAATTTTACGTGGTAAATATTTGGCATTGAACTTTACTTTTGTTAGAATTCATAACGTaaaggattccacaccgcccttttttccatacaatagttgtcccctgtttcctccctggataattctagtagagttataatttttttcctgaatatctacggccactaatacaatgtccctatgttttcttttttttcataatttaattattaaataagatatgaacgttcaaaaacccaaaaaaatggccagattttccgctgtgttcaaacgtccagaaaacagatttggctagattatacaaaaaaagcaaaacataggaacacagctcaagcctttttttaatctttaatgaaaaaagtacttaaatcggttaagttttggagaaggaatcaggggacaacgaatcgttgattttctggattttctgcagttgtcgctatcgcgttctgcggtattataggcttgaggtaagggagacagctatagatattacacgtacttttttttcatttctctatcccctgttgtatcctcttaaaggcgATCGTCACGTAAACATGATTTCAAGGTACAATGCTTTATTGGAACATAATTACTTTTCCAAATCAGATTAAAAGTAATGCTTTCATAAAAAtgtgaatgcgaaagtgtgtctgcctgttataaaaatctatattatacataaatctatattatacataaaactcaaaggaCTGACATGGTAatttatcaacgcacagcccaaaccactggaccgattgggctgaaatttgacatgcaggtagatattatgacgtaggcatccgctaagaaaggattttaatcaatttcACCTCCAACTTCcaagggttaaaataggggatgaaagtttgtacataataatacttcttaacgcgagcgaagccgcgggcaaaagctcttaTATACTAAAGTGAGTCTGTCTTTTCAATCTTCAAGCTTAAactattgaaccgattttgacgaaatttaGCAAGGAGATAGAATAAGCTCCGGGACAGCTTTTGTCAcggaaaaaatattcaaacggGATCTTCAGTCAGTCAAGTCAAAGAAAAAACTTAAACGCGTACTACACGCGTTTAAGTTCTAGGACGGCTTGCGCGCTCCTCGGAgcttaaaaataactttcagAATTATTGTTACTTACCAGTATAATTTCGTGTAGGATATTAGGTGGAGATCTGTCAATGACGGTGTGGACTGTCCTCATCAGTACAGTAAACCCTTCATTGTGGAACACGATGATGACTGAAGTGGACGGGAGGTTTTCGGGGTAATGCCAGTACTTGCACTCGTCTAAACGCGTGTCTGGTATTGTTCTAGAACGGAAACGATCGTTAGAAACGTATCATTTATTTGGCTTACAACTTACGACAAATCGATGTACCTATACGGTATACCACACGTCATATTGTATAGTACCTATGTTTTAAACGTATACCTACCTACgtatttagacgtgggagagccatgcttcggcacgaatgggctagctcgaccggagaaataccacgttcttacagaaaaccggcgtgaaacagctcttgcgctgtgtttcgtcgggtgagtgagtttaccggaggcctaatccttTATCCTATTCCCTGcactacccttccctattctcttcccctcccatccctaccctccccttattacccttttccctcttaacaggctggcaacacacctgcagctcttctgatgctgcgagtgtccatgggcgacagaagttgctttccatcaggtgacccgtttgctcgtttgcccccttatttcataaaaaaaaagtaaatatatttcaaatactTTGACTTCGCGAATATAATATCGTATTTACAAAATGTAATGAAAACTGTTTTGTAGTAAACACTAAACATTTGCGCGATTATTGATAAGGCATTCCGGTGTTTACGATTTATGTATCGAAGTTCGATTATGCAATGTTTTGAATATTACCATCTTAACATGCAGCCTTGATAGCGCTTTAGTCGAGCTACTTTAAATTCGATTTTTGGAGAGCATTAAAATCATCAGATTATGGGATtttaggctcgatttatataatgcgtccgcgcgaagaagcggtttggccgctaaaTCGCAAAATCACAAGCAATTAAATAGTATGTAACGATtcatttaaatagcggcgctgTTGCGCCGTCATTTCCATGCAACagcttgtgaattgtgatcgcGCGGTATAGCCGCCAAGCCGCGCGTTCAGGGGGACGGACGCATATAAACTGAGCCTCAGCAGAATTCTGATAATATGCCGggtctaaattttttttttaaatgacataagggggcaaacgagcaaacgggtcacctgatagaaagcaacttccgtcgtccatggacactcgcagcatcagaagagctgcaggtgcgttgccggccctttaagagggaatagggtaataggggagggtagggaagggaagagaataggggagggtatggaagggaatagggtaggggattgggcctccggtaaactcactcactcgacgaaacacagcgcaagcgctgtttcacgccggttttctgtaagaacgtggtatttctccggtcgagccggcccattcgtgccgaagcatggctcttccacgtataaattttaacCACGTATAaattcaaaatgtatgaacagagtgcgttttGGCGGGCGTCCCAATTTTACTGATTAGAAATTTCGGATActtaatgtgcggccgggctgaagccttcttttattttaaagataaaGAAGAATAATATAAGAAAGATAAAAAACACTCATTGTGAGAGACCCTCTTGGGAAACAACGCGAGTATAAATACACCTTTAAAAGAGattctgatagcttaaaattaTGCGTGAAATGTGCATAATTGTATAGCCTTTTATTGATGTAAAAGAAAGATTGATAAATAGGTTAtagtataaagtaaatatagTAGTGagtctataaatattatgtttacataaCAAATATCAACCAATGGGGctacaacttttttgtttttagagTGACTGATGCATCATGATCTAATTATATACATCCTACCAGTAAAATATAACtggaaaatcaaaatataagatACATGGCCAAAATTAGATATGCCATAACTGTTCAGACAACTGGAAATACTTATTACtgtatgtaggtacttattttaatattgtgagataatattactaattattttttaattattaattataaaccaGAGATTACTTGAAAGTTAGgaaagaattaaataaaataaatagagtACTAGTACAATTTGAATTGTTTAAGGCCTAACAACTATATTGCTTAAAGAGATAtcctattttaataaacaaacactTTGAAAATTACCTGTTCATGGCAATGTCATCAGATGCAGCTATGTTCATTCCATATTCACTCTCGGCTTCCGCTATATCGTTTGCACGATCTTGTGGCATGTTATATGGACGTCCACCTTCTCCGGGCCCATTAACAGATCTTTTATTTCTAGGTTCAAAGTTTCCAAGTtctaaaaaagttaagaaatgaATGAGAATATAAGTAGATTCTACATGCTTGTCTTTAATTGTATGTAATTAGAACTTGAAGAATAATTTGTAGGTATCATTTGATACACCTAGTCAACAACTTTATCTAGACAGAGcagtttttataattattatgttaccttgtccacaaattattattacttactattaaTAAGTTGAGGTCAAGGTGTATttgataaatttaaattttattctcAGAATATAGAGAAAGTTCTTTACTATTTGGGTAGAAACCGGTTTTAAAGGAGCatcaacatattatattatgatatgtcTTGCATTGTAAGATGCATCAAACAGTTTTTACTGTATTTGCACTGGAGTGTGTATACCGGTAAAATGTTAATGTCTAGCTCGGCTAACAGTACTTTTTATACGTTTTAATCATGTGAAACATAACGTATTGgaaaacaattaaattatacACTTACCGGTTTTTAAGACCGGATATACATCTTTGTGAGA
This genomic window from Aricia agestis chromosome 2, ilAriAges1.1, whole genome shotgun sequence contains:
- the LOC121739767 gene encoding N-acetylgalactosaminyltransferase 7 isoform X2 — encoded protein: MPQDRANDIAEAESEYGMNIAASDDIAMNRTIPDTRLDECKYWHYPENLPSTSVIIVFHNEGFTVLMRTVHTVIDRSPPNILHEIILVDDFSDKENLKENLDNYIKRWNGKVRLIRNAQREGLIRTRSRGAQEATGEVIVFLDAHCEVNLNWLPPLLAPIYRDYRTMTVPVIDGIDHRTFEYRPVYSHGTNYRGIFEWGMLYKENEVPDREASLHKHSSEPYKSPTHAGGLFAINRKYFLKIGAYDPGLLVWGGENFELSFKIWQCGGSIEWVPCSRVGHVYRAFMPYSFGNLAKNRKGSLITINYKRVIETWFDEEHKEYFYTREPMARFLDMGDISEQVALKEKLQCKSFGWFMENVAYDVYDKFPKLPKNIHWGMVKNKASGLCMDTMGKAAPSYIGTSACHGAGNNQLFRLNEAGQLGVGERCVEADNDSVKQAICRLGTVDGPWSYDEDLNQLIHRLHSFCLTLQPHSKTLALAPCDPNNTYQKWTITHKKPNW
- the LOC121739767 gene encoding N-acetylgalactosaminyltransferase 7 isoform X1, producing MRITNVRSGRIIRIGSACAILVILIYTLFNYSRSEAVSGELGERTFDVHPEQYKSHKDVYPVLKTELGNFEPRNKRSVNGPGEGGRPYNMPQDRANDIAEAESEYGMNIAASDDIAMNRTIPDTRLDECKYWHYPENLPSTSVIIVFHNEGFTVLMRTVHTVIDRSPPNILHEIILVDDFSDKENLKENLDNYIKRWNGKVRLIRNAQREGLIRTRSRGAQEATGEVIVFLDAHCEVNLNWLPPLLAPIYRDYRTMTVPVIDGIDHRTFEYRPVYSHGTNYRGIFEWGMLYKENEVPDREASLHKHSSEPYKSPTHAGGLFAINRKYFLKIGAYDPGLLVWGGENFELSFKIWQCGGSIEWVPCSRVGHVYRAFMPYSFGNLAKNRKGSLITINYKRVIETWFDEEHKEYFYTREPMARFLDMGDISEQVALKEKLQCKSFGWFMENVAYDVYDKFPKLPKNIHWGMVKNKASGLCMDTMGKAAPSYIGTSACHGAGNNQLFRLNEAGQLGVGERCVEADNDSVKQAICRLGTVDGPWSYDEDLNQLIHRLHSFCLTLQPHSKTLALAPCDPNNTYQKWTITHKKPNW